A section of the Salinigranum marinum genome encodes:
- a CDS encoding flippase yields MANDDELRDLLSSASLVFVGGLLAAVSTLVEQIVIARVLTPDAYGEVSISIAVMTLGITMALVGFNQGIPRFISRFESPVDRRGAWATGLLIPGSLSLVLAVVLVLTIESVTGLLFERFNSELLLLLFVLSIPFEVGQRVGVGAIRGHENTIYKTYTADLLYPGLRIGLLAVLLAAGYGVVAAGIAYLGASIVTFVAAHVLLNRLLPLVGQVELHAREMVVFSAPLVISTVLGLLLTKTDTLMLGYFRPSAEVGIYTAAYTVANGMNFVLIAFGFLYLPIVSRLDAGDRRDEVDEIYTTLTKWVFIVTFPAFLVFAFFPEDVLSLFFGQGYAAGGLALTILAFGFLTNSLAGRNKETLSAFGSTKSVLAGNAVAFGLNIVLNLALIPTYGQLGAAVASAASIIALNATVLVILHVGFGISPFSASVVRTCVVLPVTLVPVMVAATGWFSLGLVTFPLLLVVLGVLVVAISGVAGGFQPEDEVLIEFVEERFGITVPFVRRFIPPEGSQSAG; encoded by the coding sequence ATGGCAAACGACGACGAACTGCGTGATCTCCTCTCGAGCGCCAGTCTCGTCTTCGTCGGAGGACTGCTGGCGGCGGTCTCGACGCTCGTCGAACAGATCGTCATCGCGCGCGTGCTCACGCCCGACGCCTACGGGGAGGTCAGCATCTCGATCGCGGTGATGACGCTCGGCATCACGATGGCGCTCGTCGGCTTCAATCAGGGCATCCCCCGGTTCATCTCGCGGTTCGAGTCGCCGGTGGACAGACGCGGTGCGTGGGCGACCGGCCTGTTGATCCCCGGATCGCTCAGTCTGGTCCTCGCCGTGGTGCTGGTCCTGACGATCGAGAGCGTGACCGGGCTGTTGTTCGAGCGGTTCAACTCGGAGCTCCTGCTGTTGCTGTTCGTCCTGAGCATCCCGTTCGAGGTGGGTCAGCGGGTCGGCGTCGGCGCGATCCGCGGCCACGAGAACACCATCTACAAGACGTACACCGCGGATCTCCTCTACCCGGGCCTCCGGATCGGTCTCCTGGCTGTGCTCCTCGCCGCCGGCTACGGCGTCGTCGCCGCCGGGATCGCCTATCTCGGCGCGTCCATCGTCACGTTCGTCGCGGCGCACGTGCTCCTCAACCGCCTCCTCCCGCTCGTCGGACAGGTCGAACTCCACGCCCGGGAGATGGTCGTCTTCTCCGCCCCGCTCGTCATCTCGACGGTCCTCGGACTCCTGCTCACCAAGACCGACACGCTGATGCTCGGCTACTTCAGGCCCTCGGCCGAGGTGGGCATCTACACCGCGGCGTACACCGTCGCCAACGGGATGAACTTCGTCCTCATCGCGTTCGGTTTCCTCTACCTCCCGATCGTCTCCCGGCTCGACGCCGGCGACCGCCGCGACGAGGTCGACGAGATCTACACGACGCTCACCAAGTGGGTGTTCATCGTCACCTTCCCCGCGTTCCTCGTGTTCGCCTTCTTCCCCGAGGATGTCCTGTCGCTGTTCTTCGGCCAGGGGTACGCCGCGGGCGGCCTCGCGCTCACCATCCTGGCGTTCGGCTTTCTCACCAACTCGCTGGCCGGCCGCAACAAGGAGACGCTCTCGGCGTTCGGGTCGACGAAGTCCGTCCTCGCCGGCAACGCCGTCGCCTTCGGGCTCAACATCGTCCTCAACCTCGCGTTGATCCCGACGTACGGACAGCTCGGTGCGGCGGTCGCCTCCGCGGCGTCCATCATCGCGCTCAACGCGACGGTGCTCGTGATCCTGCACGTCGGCTTCGGTATCTCGCCCTTCTCGGCCTCGGTGGTTCGCACGTGCGTCGTGCTCCCGGTCACGCTCGTCCCGGTGATGGTGGCCGCTACCGGCTGGTTCTCGCTCGGTCTCGTCACCTTCCCGCTCCTGCTCGTCGTCCTCGGCGTGCTCGTGGTCGCGATCAGCGGGGTCGCGGGCGGCTTCCAGCCGGAGGACGAGGTGCTGATCGAGTTCGTCGAGGAGCGGTTCGGCATCACGGTGCCGTTCGTGCGACGGTTCATCCCTCCGGAAGGGAGTCAGTCCGCAGGATGA
- a CDS encoding glycosyl hydrolase family 28-related protein translates to MASSHNPDGSDNDDTTAQPTGGKDGRTDQTDRKAVTTDDNGREDGRIHRRSVLKLAGAAAALGLGSAATAGSAAAATKINGINFDRVVNIVKDYGADPTGNEPVDGAVQRAIKDRTLIQFPEGRYRFARKNQAILNKGTVGFIGLGDNVTFVPPSGTQGDDYLFTVGGGNNTVDRFLFKNIDFDIRANDTTTGLKMLVTKRFHVENVEFIGRGDANSYKNGGGSTDCFVVRVTDPDGVGTLKNVVAKKGSHWARYGGGRAPLWSGAGTRGTLRVIDCHFEEFGGSGLYATAIRGKIQVEGGLYRNNNGQAMRFGGEGSYVDGARIEIDASKYTGARESQYERRSFRHRGIVINQKTAYINKPPGATIRNCEIVINDHPSPGPGVMVRGPGKTVTIENTRIQVNANVPAVLREGQTGFGKHPASKGARWVRMNNVSVTGSANNGSALQLVDAEQSELTNCCIQQTGSGRGGVAFVRSGQSSVTDSTINVTGTDVATPQSNVQTNGISTGGTCPVPTGNSGEPMPDGGTKEPEEPQEAQEPEEPEETEEPKQPEEQSLPRTLTVRGTGTQTNYEIAVSGDLKADPGASDVESWDEVTGSTVTGWVTNEGDVDSYRFSGEVSNVTFLEGNAAVAVDGNQVDAGAR, encoded by the coding sequence ATGGCAAGTAGCCACAATCCGGACGGTTCGGATAACGACGATACTACCGCACAGCCGACGGGCGGGAAGGACGGGCGTACCGACCAGACGGACCGAAAGGCAGTGACTACCGACGACAACGGGCGGGAGGACGGACGGATCCACCGTCGGTCGGTCCTGAAGTTAGCCGGGGCCGCCGCCGCGCTCGGACTCGGCTCCGCCGCGACCGCCGGGAGTGCGGCGGCAGCGACGAAAATCAACGGGATCAATTTCGACCGCGTCGTCAACATCGTCAAGGACTACGGCGCGGACCCGACGGGTAACGAACCGGTCGACGGCGCCGTCCAGCGCGCCATCAAGGACCGGACGCTCATCCAGTTCCCCGAGGGTCGGTACCGCTTCGCCCGCAAGAACCAGGCGATTCTCAACAAGGGGACAGTCGGCTTCATCGGCCTCGGCGACAACGTCACGTTCGTCCCGCCGTCGGGGACGCAAGGCGACGACTACCTGTTCACCGTCGGCGGTGGGAACAATACGGTCGATCGGTTCCTCTTCAAGAACATCGACTTCGACATCCGGGCCAACGACACCACGACCGGCCTGAAGATGCTGGTGACCAAGCGGTTCCACGTCGAGAACGTGGAGTTCATCGGCCGCGGCGACGCCAACTCGTACAAGAACGGCGGCGGCAGCACCGACTGTTTCGTCGTCCGCGTCACCGACCCCGACGGCGTCGGCACGCTCAAGAACGTCGTCGCGAAGAAAGGCTCGCACTGGGCGCGCTACGGCGGCGGGCGCGCGCCGCTGTGGTCCGGCGCAGGCACGCGCGGGACGCTCCGCGTGATCGACTGCCACTTCGAGGAGTTTGGTGGATCGGGGCTCTACGCGACCGCCATTCGCGGGAAGATCCAGGTCGAGGGTGGGCTCTACCGGAACAACAACGGCCAGGCGATGCGCTTCGGCGGCGAGGGGAGCTACGTCGACGGCGCGCGGATCGAGATCGACGCGAGCAAGTACACCGGCGCGCGCGAGTCGCAGTACGAGCGCCGGTCGTTCCGTCACCGCGGGATCGTGATCAACCAGAAGACGGCGTACATCAACAAGCCCCCGGGCGCGACGATCCGCAACTGCGAGATCGTGATCAACGACCATCCCTCGCCGGGTCCCGGCGTGATGGTTCGCGGGCCGGGAAAGACGGTGACGATCGAGAACACGCGGATCCAGGTCAACGCGAACGTCCCCGCCGTCCTGCGTGAAGGGCAGACGGGCTTCGGGAAACACCCCGCCTCGAAGGGTGCGCGGTGGGTGCGGATGAACAACGTGAGCGTGACCGGGAGCGCGAACAACGGAAGCGCGCTTCAACTCGTCGACGCCGAACAGTCGGAGCTCACGAACTGCTGTATCCAGCAGACGGGCAGTGGCCGCGGCGGCGTCGCGTTCGTCAGGTCCGGTCAGAGCAGCGTCACCGACAGCACGATCAACGTGACCGGGACCGACGTGGCGACGCCGCAGTCGAACGTCCAGACGAACGGGATCTCGACCGGCGGCACCTGCCCGGTCCCGACGGGAAACAGCGGTGAGCCGATGCCCGACGGCGGGACCAAAGAGCCCGAAGAACCTCAGGAAGCACAGGAGCCCGAGGAGCCCGAAGAGACTGAAGAACCCAAGCAGCCAGAGGAACAATCACTTCCTCGAACCCTCACAGTCCGGGGGACGGGGACGCAGACCAACTACGAGATCGCCGTCAGCGGCGATCTGAAGGCCGATCCCGGCGCGAGCGACGTCGAGTCGTGGGACGAAGTCACCGGCTCGACCGTCACGGGCTGGGTCACCAACGAGGGTGACGTCGACTCGTACCGGTTCTCCGGTGAGGTGTCGAACGTCACGTTCCTCGAAGGGAACGCCGCCGTCGCGGTCGACGGAAACCAGGTCGACGCGGGAGCCCGCTGA
- a CDS encoding glycosyl hydrolase family 28-related protein produces the protein MASSHDPDCPDKDTTTAADHGKGESTDPKDTATADGGLAAGRIHRRSVLKAAGATAALGVGSAAAAGSAAAATRVNGIPFDRVVNIVDDYGADPTGNEPVDDAVQRAISDRTLIEFPEGRYRFSQRNRAILNKATVGFIGRGDVTFVPPSGTRGDDYLFTIGGGNNTVGRFLFKNIDFDIQANDTTTGLKILVRRGFHIENVEFIGRGDANSYKRGDGSTDCFVVRVTDPDGVGTLKNVVAKKGSHWARYGGGRAPLWSGAGTRGTLRVIDCHFEEFGGSGLYATAIRGKIQIEGGLYRNNNGQAMRFGGEGSYVDGARIEIDASKYTGARESEYERRAFRHRGIVINQKTAYINKPPGAAIRNCEIVINDHPSPGPGVMVRGPGKTVTIENTRIQVNANVPAVLREGENDFGKHPASTGARWVRMSDVSVTGDANNGSALQFVDAEQSELTNCCIQQTGTDRDGIRFVRSSGSTVTDSTVNVTGTDVATPQSNVQTSGISTDGTCPVPTGNPAPGGGSDESDAPEEQPLPRSLTVEGTGTQTNYEITVSDELAVDADADDVESWDEISGSTVTGWVTDEGDVDSYRFSGEVSDVTFVEGEATVVVDGEPYGDGGDDAPESHTLAVEGTGTQTNYEITVSGELGADADADDVESWDEISGSTVTGWVTDEGDVDTYQFTGEVTDLTFIEGEATVTVDGEPYGGTGTPESHTLTVEGTGTQTNYEITVSDGLEADPDANDVESWDEIVGQTVTGWVTNEGDVDTYQFTGELTAVTFVEGEAIVAVDGSQVDVGAL, from the coding sequence ATGGCAAGTAGCCACGATCCAGACTGTCCGGATAAAGATACTACTACTGCGGCGGATCACGGGAAAGGCGAATCTACCGACCCGAAAGACACGGCTACCGCCGACGGTGGCCTGGCGGCAGGACGGATCCACCGCCGATCGGTCCTGAAAGCCGCGGGTGCGACCGCGGCACTCGGCGTCGGTTCCGCCGCGGCCGCCGGGAGTGCGGCGGCAGCGACGAGAGTCAACGGCATCCCGTTCGACCGCGTCGTCAACATCGTCGACGACTACGGCGCGGACCCGACCGGCAACGAACCGGTCGACGACGCCGTCCAGCGCGCCATCAGCGACCGAACCCTCATCGAGTTCCCCGAGGGTCGGTACCGGTTCAGCCAGCGGAACCGAGCGATTCTCAACAAGGCGACGGTCGGCTTCATCGGCCGCGGCGACGTCACGTTCGTCCCGCCGTCGGGGACGAGAGGGGACGACTACCTGTTCACCATCGGCGGTGGGAACAACACGGTCGGTCGGTTCCTCTTCAAGAACATCGACTTCGACATCCAGGCCAACGACACCACGACCGGCCTGAAGATCCTGGTACGGAGAGGGTTCCACATCGAGAACGTGGAGTTCATCGGCCGCGGCGACGCCAACTCGTACAAGCGGGGCGACGGCAGTACCGACTGTTTCGTCGTCCGCGTCACCGACCCCGACGGCGTCGGCACGCTCAAGAACGTCGTCGCGAAGAAAGGGTCTCACTGGGCGCGCTACGGCGGTGGGCGTGCGCCGCTGTGGTCCGGCGCAGGGACGCGCGGGACGCTCCGCGTGATCGACTGCCACTTCGAGGAGTTCGGCGGATCGGGGCTCTACGCGACGGCCATCCGTGGGAAGATCCAGATCGAAGGCGGTCTCTACCGGAACAACAACGGCCAGGCGATGCGCTTCGGCGGCGAGGGGAGCTACGTCGACGGCGCGCGGATCGAGATCGACGCGAGCAAGTACACCGGCGCGCGCGAGTCGGAGTACGAGCGCCGCGCCTTCCGTCACCGCGGGATCGTGATCAACCAGAAGACGGCGTACATCAACAAACCGCCGGGGGCGGCGATCCGCAACTGCGAGATCGTGATCAATGATCACCCGTCGCCGGGCCCCGGCGTGATGGTTCGCGGGCCGGGGAAGACGGTGACGATCGAGAACACGCGGATCCAGGTCAACGCGAACGTCCCCGCCGTCCTGCGCGAGGGCGAGAACGACTTCGGGAAACACCCCGCCTCGACCGGTGCGCGGTGGGTGCGGATGAGCGACGTGAGCGTGACCGGCGACGCGAACAACGGGAGCGCGCTCCAGTTCGTCGACGCCGAACAGTCGGAGCTCACGAACTGCTGTATCCAGCAGACGGGAACCGATCGCGACGGCATCCGGTTCGTCAGGTCCAGCGGGAGCACCGTCACCGACAGCACGGTCAACGTGACCGGGACCGACGTGGCGACGCCGCAGTCGAACGTCCAGACGAGCGGGATCTCGACCGACGGCACCTGCCCGGTGCCGACCGGCAATCCCGCCCCCGGCGGCGGGAGCGACGAGTCCGACGCACCGGAGGAGCAACCCCTCCCACGCAGCCTGACGGTCGAGGGGACGGGGACGCAGACCAACTACGAGATCACCGTCAGCGACGAGTTGGCGGTCGACGCCGACGCGGACGACGTCGAGTCGTGGGACGAGATCTCCGGCTCGACCGTCACCGGCTGGGTCACCGACGAGGGCGACGTCGACTCGTACCGGTTCTCCGGTGAGGTGTCGGACGTCACGTTCGTCGAGGGCGAGGCGACCGTCGTGGTCGACGGCGAACCCTACGGCGACGGCGGTGACGACGCCCCTGAGTCACACACCCTCGCGGTCGAGGGGACGGGGACGCAGACCAACTACGAGATCACCGTCAGCGGCGAGCTCGGGGCCGACGCCGACGCGGACGACGTCGAGTCGTGGGACGAGATCTCCGGCTCGACCGTCACCGGCTGGGTCACCGACGAGGGCGACGTCGACACCTACCAGTTCACCGGCGAGGTGACCGATCTCACGTTCATCGAGGGCGAGGCGACCGTCACGGTCGACGGCGAACCCTACGGCGGTACCGGCACTCCGGAGTCACACACCCTGACGGTCGAGGGGACGGGGACGCAGACCAACTACGAGATCACCGTCAGCGACGGGCTGGAGGCGGATCCGGACGCGAACGACGTCGAGTCGTGGGACGAGATCGTCGGCCAGACCGTCACGGGCTGGGTCACCAACGAGGGCGACGTCGACACCTACCAGTTCACCGGCGAACTCACCGCCGTCACGTTCGTCGAGGGCGAGGCGATCGTCGCGGTCGACGGGAGCCAGGTCGACGTGGGAGCGCTCTAG
- a CDS encoding right-handed parallel beta-helix repeat-containing protein, producing MNRRRYLALLAGGAAGLAGCGGRSPDESEPETPQPTSTPETATPEVAESFDRVVDVVDDLGCDPTGESPCDRTIKDAMSSNTLFRFPAGRYQFDDGIAIDGYSRLGFVGEGQVRLVPPKGFNHWLLDIDVGELLIDNFDIDIRQSDVNAGIRAITETGFRIENVEHVGRGTHSAPYEVDALVPVVKDPSGVGIVRNYVARKGSAWGHYGNGRTGIYIGQLNRGTIRVVDCHFEEFGGAGIYATATQGNVQVVGGTFKNNNVASIRIGGDGSYVDGASIEIDLDQYTGPRTQEQNAFRLRGIIINQKSAYIAKPGGAEIRNCSIHIRKAPSPGPAIAVMGPARESTIRDTEIRVDTPETPAIHRFGRVSFEKHPPSEDPRWIRLENVRITGKASGRAAVIIEGAPGSILRGCDIVQTGEGRDGIHIVASGNCVLDGGSVVASRYPVVVDPGSGGSDGECYVDIQNAPKLTSRTEDTAGVRLADGTVLPCLQSVQNSR from the coding sequence ATGAACCGACGGAGATACCTCGCGCTTCTCGCCGGCGGAGCGGCCGGGCTGGCCGGGTGTGGGGGACGCTCCCCGGACGAGTCGGAGCCGGAGACGCCACAGCCCACGTCGACGCCGGAGACGGCGACCCCGGAGGTGGCCGAGTCGTTCGATCGGGTCGTCGACGTGGTCGACGATCTGGGGTGTGACCCCACCGGCGAGTCGCCCTGTGATCGGACGATCAAGGACGCCATGTCCTCGAACACCCTGTTTCGGTTTCCGGCCGGCCGGTACCAGTTCGACGATGGGATCGCCATCGACGGCTACTCGCGGCTGGGCTTCGTCGGCGAGGGGCAGGTCCGACTCGTTCCCCCCAAGGGGTTCAACCACTGGTTGCTCGACATCGACGTGGGAGAGCTCCTGATCGACAACTTCGACATCGACATCCGGCAGTCGGACGTCAACGCCGGCATCAGGGCCATCACGGAGACCGGCTTTCGGATCGAGAACGTCGAGCACGTCGGTCGCGGGACCCACTCCGCGCCCTACGAGGTGGACGCGCTGGTCCCCGTGGTCAAGGACCCCTCTGGGGTGGGGATCGTTCGGAACTACGTCGCCAGGAAGGGGTCCGCGTGGGGTCACTACGGGAACGGCCGAACGGGGATCTACATCGGCCAGCTGAACCGCGGGACGATCAGGGTCGTCGACTGCCACTTCGAGGAGTTCGGGGGGGCCGGGATCTACGCCACGGCCACGCAGGGGAACGTCCAGGTCGTCGGGGGGACGTTCAAGAACAACAACGTCGCGTCCATCCGGATCGGCGGCGACGGGAGCTACGTCGACGGGGCCTCGATCGAGATCGATCTCGACCAGTATACGGGCCCGCGCACGCAAGAACAGAACGCGTTCAGGCTCCGCGGCATCATCATCAACCAGAAGTCGGCGTACATCGCCAAACCGGGCGGGGCCGAGATCAGGAACTGTTCGATCCACATCCGGAAGGCACCGAGCCCCGGACCGGCGATCGCCGTCATGGGGCCCGCCAGGGAGTCGACGATTCGGGACACGGAGATACGAGTCGACACCCCGGAGACCCCCGCGATCCACCGGTTCGGACGAGTGTCGTTCGAGAAGCACCCCCCGTCGGAGGACCCTCGGTGGATCCGGCTCGAGAACGTCCGGATCACCGGCAAGGCGTCCGGTCGCGCCGCGGTGATCATCGAGGGCGCGCCGGGATCGATCCTCCGTGGCTGCGACATCGTCCAGACGGGAGAGGGACGCGACGGCATCCACATCGTCGCGTCGGGCAACTGCGTCCTCGACGGCGGGTCGGTGGTCGCCTCACGGTACCCCGTCGTCGTCGATCCCGGCTCGGGTGGGAGCGACGGGGAGTGTTACGTCGACATCCAGAACGCTCCGAAGTTGACGAGTCGGACCGAGGATACGGCTGGGGTGCGACTCGCCGACGGGACCGTCCTCCCGTGTCTCCAGAGCGTCCAGAACAGCCGCTGA
- a CDS encoding LysE family translocator → MIEVGTLVAFAPAVVMIIMAPGPDTIYAVTQSLTSGRAAGITAGLGTATGVLVHTTAAVLGLSALLRTSAVAYVLVKYVGAAYLVYLGIQVLRNDEEFEIESELVDEERSLFRSYRKAVVVNVSNPKVAVFVLAFFPQFVPATANAALQMSVLGVLYAGLSFLYLGGVALFASRVRHLLLDSTVARRVVRYASGSVLLGFGLKLAVEERPAA, encoded by the coding sequence ATGATCGAAGTCGGAACGCTAGTCGCGTTCGCCCCCGCCGTCGTGATGATCATCATGGCTCCCGGGCCCGACACCATCTACGCGGTGACCCAGAGCCTCACCAGCGGGCGTGCGGCCGGGATCACCGCGGGGCTTGGAACGGCGACGGGCGTGTTGGTCCACACGACCGCCGCCGTCCTCGGGTTGTCCGCGCTCTTGCGCACCAGCGCCGTCGCGTACGTCCTCGTGAAGTACGTCGGAGCCGCGTACCTGGTGTATCTCGGGATCCAGGTGCTTCGGAACGACGAGGAGTTCGAGATCGAGAGCGAACTCGTCGACGAGGAGCGCTCGCTGTTCCGGTCGTACCGGAAGGCGGTCGTCGTCAACGTCTCCAATCCGAAGGTCGCGGTGTTCGTGCTCGCGTTCTTCCCGCAGTTCGTGCCGGCGACCGCGAACGCGGCCCTCCAGATGTCGGTCCTCGGCGTGCTCTACGCGGGGCTGAGTTTCCTCTACCTCGGCGGCGTCGCCCTGTTCGCCAGCCGGGTTCGCCACCTCCTGCTCGACTCCACGGTCGCCCGTCGGGTCGTCCGGTACGCGAGCGGGAGCGTGTTGCTCGGCTTCGGGCTGAAGCTCGCGGTCGAGGAGCGTCCGGCTGCCTGA
- a CDS encoding FAD binding domain-containing protein: MRPDEFDYVRADSVDHALELLADDPAAELLAGGHSFLPRLKRGHVDPDTVVDVGEIDALRGITGVDDGDAVRIGALTTYATVEATDGLRPEAPALVEAVGATADTQIRNRATVGGNLVAPYPVSDLSAAAVAGDVTLVFEGVDGERRVEAEAFLRVPHATVGATELLTRIEVPHATGAVGGAYVKRSSTTSRYTLLGVAVRLAVRDGTVSNAGVAVTGVTDHAVRLPSVEGALGGATLDGETIAAAAAQATADVDESTMKDDSEASAAFRADVLPVETERALERAAARADARPPA; the protein is encoded by the coding sequence ATGCGGCCCGACGAGTTCGACTACGTCCGGGCCGACAGCGTCGACCACGCGCTGGAACTGTTGGCCGACGACCCCGCCGCCGAACTGCTGGCTGGCGGGCACAGCTTCCTGCCGAGGCTGAAACGCGGCCACGTCGACCCGGACACCGTCGTCGACGTCGGCGAGATCGACGCCCTGCGTGGGATCACCGGCGTCGACGACGGCGACGCGGTGCGTATCGGTGCGCTGACGACGTACGCGACGGTCGAGGCCACGGACGGGCTCCGGCCGGAGGCGCCAGCGCTGGTGGAGGCGGTCGGCGCGACCGCCGACACACAGATCCGCAACCGGGCGACGGTCGGCGGCAACCTCGTCGCCCCGTATCCGGTGTCGGATCTGTCCGCCGCCGCCGTCGCCGGCGACGTGACGCTCGTCTTCGAGGGGGTCGACGGCGAACGCCGCGTCGAGGCCGAGGCGTTCCTGCGCGTACCCCACGCGACCGTCGGTGCGACCGAACTGCTCACCCGGATCGAGGTGCCACACGCGACCGGGGCCGTCGGCGGCGCGTACGTGAAACGGTCCAGCACGACGTCGCGGTACACCCTGCTCGGTGTCGCCGTCCGCCTGGCAGTCAGAGACGGAACGGTGTCGAACGCCGGCGTCGCCGTCACCGGCGTGACGGACCACGCCGTGCGACTCCCGTCGGTCGAGGGCGCGCTCGGCGGGGCGACGCTCGACGGCGAGACGATTGCCGCGGCGGCGGCCCAAGCGACGGCCGACGTCGACGAGTCGACGATGAAAGACGACAGCGAGGCGTCGGCGGCGTTCCGTGCGGACGTGCTCCCCGTCGAGACGGAACGAGCGCTCGAGCGGGCCGCCGCGCGGGCCGACGCTCGTCCCCCGGCCTGA
- a CDS encoding (2Fe-2S)-binding protein — translation MELELTLNGDDATLTVARSASLLDALRRAGYTGAKRGCDTGDCGFCTVLVDGDPVKSCVQPAVRTDGAAVETVEGLGSQDDLHPIQAAFVDNAALQCGFCIPGMIMRTKGLLDANPDPDEGEIRESLSGNLCRCTGYERILDAVDDAAGRLARTDDVAADGGRPVPERRSCAGPAPGGEQE, via the coding sequence ATGGAACTCGAACTCACACTGAACGGCGACGACGCAACGCTCACCGTCGCGCGGTCGGCGTCGCTGCTCGACGCGCTCCGTCGGGCGGGGTACACCGGGGCGAAGCGTGGCTGTGACACCGGCGACTGCGGGTTCTGTACCGTCCTCGTCGACGGCGACCCGGTGAAGTCGTGCGTCCAGCCCGCCGTGCGGACCGACGGTGCGGCGGTCGAGACCGTCGAGGGGCTGGGGAGCCAAGACGACCTCCACCCGATCCAGGCGGCGTTCGTCGACAACGCGGCCCTCCAGTGCGGTTTCTGTATCCCGGGGATGATCATGCGGACGAAGGGGCTCCTCGACGCGAACCCGGACCCCGACGAAGGGGAGATCCGGGAGTCGCTCTCGGGGAACCTCTGTCGGTGCACCGGCTACGAGCGGATCCTCGACGCCGTGGACGACGCCGCGGGTCGGCTGGCGCGCACGGACGACGTCGCGGCCGACGGCGGCCGTCCGGTCCCGGAGAGACGGTCGTGTGCCGGCCCTGCCCCCGGCGGTGAACAGGAGTGA